In the Sinorhizobium arboris LMG 14919 genome, one interval contains:
- a CDS encoding VOC family protein, producing the protein MHGKFVWYELMTTDTKAAEAFYKDIVGWSARDAGMPGMNYTLFSAGDHQIAGLMTMPEGALDMQIPPAWLGYIAVDDVDQTAARLAAEGGTVHRAPEDIPNIGRFAIVTDPHGAAFALFKGDGEPPPAMEQMAAGNVGWHELMAGDLDTAFAFYSKLFGWTKDQAMDMGDMGVYQIFAHNGQPTGGMMTKPREVPNPFWLYYFNVEAIDAAIDRAQSGGAKLLTGPMEVPGGAWIAQFTDPQGALFALVAPKR; encoded by the coding sequence ATGCATGGGAAATTCGTCTGGTACGAACTGATGACGACCGACACAAAGGCGGCTGAGGCCTTCTATAAGGACATTGTTGGCTGGAGCGCGCGCGACGCGGGAATGCCCGGCATGAACTACACGCTTTTTTCCGCCGGCGACCACCAGATAGCCGGCCTGATGACGATGCCGGAAGGCGCGCTCGACATGCAGATACCGCCGGCTTGGCTCGGCTATATCGCGGTCGACGATGTCGACCAGACCGCCGCCAGACTTGCCGCCGAGGGCGGAACGGTCCATCGCGCTCCGGAGGACATTCCCAATATCGGCCGCTTCGCGATCGTCACCGACCCTCACGGCGCTGCCTTCGCCCTCTTCAAGGGCGACGGCGAACCGCCACCGGCAATGGAGCAGATGGCTGCGGGCAATGTCGGCTGGCACGAGCTGATGGCCGGCGACCTCGACACGGCCTTCGCGTTCTATTCCAAGCTGTTCGGCTGGACCAAGGATCAGGCCATGGATATGGGCGACATGGGCGTGTACCAGATCTTCGCCCATAATGGCCAGCCGACAGGCGGGATGATGACCAAGCCGAGGGAGGTCCCCAATCCTTTCTGGCTGTACTACTTCAATGTCGAGGCGATCGACGCGGCAATCGACCGGGCGCAATCCGGCGGCGCGAAGCTTTTGACGGGTCCGATGGAAGTGCCCGGCGGAGCGTGGATCGCGCAATTCACCGACCCTCAAGGGGCGCTCTTCGCGCTGGTCGCACCGAAACGCTGA
- a CDS encoding aldo/keto reductase, with the protein MEYRRLGSSGLKVSVLSFGAGTFGGKGPLFGAWGSSDAAEARRLVDICLEAGVNLFDTADVYSDGASEEVLGAAIRGRRDDVILSTKLSLPVGDGPNAAGSSRSRLISGVEKALKRLGTDYIDLLQLHAFDAGTPVEEVLSTLDTLVRSGKLRYVGVSNFSGWQLMKSLAAADRHGFPRYVANQVYYSLVGRDYEWELMPLGLDQGVGALVWSPLGWGRLTGKIRRGEPWPEGSRLHDTAAFGPPVDEQKLYDIVEVLETIAQGTGKTVPQIAINWLLQRPTVSSVIIGARNEEQLRQNLGAVGWSLTAEEVARLDAASVTTAPYPYFPYYRQEGFARINPPVV; encoded by the coding sequence ATGGAATATCGACGGCTTGGTTCCTCTGGACTGAAAGTATCGGTCCTCAGCTTCGGAGCGGGCACCTTCGGCGGCAAGGGGCCGCTCTTCGGCGCCTGGGGCAGCTCGGATGCGGCCGAGGCGCGCCGCCTCGTCGACATCTGCCTCGAGGCGGGCGTCAATCTTTTCGACACGGCGGATGTCTATTCCGACGGCGCTTCGGAAGAGGTCCTCGGGGCGGCGATCAGGGGCCGGCGCGACGACGTCATTCTGTCGACGAAACTGTCGCTTCCCGTCGGCGACGGACCGAACGCCGCCGGATCGTCGCGCTCGCGCCTGATCAGCGGTGTGGAAAAAGCGCTGAAACGGCTCGGAACCGACTATATCGACCTGCTGCAACTGCACGCCTTCGATGCCGGAACACCCGTCGAAGAGGTATTGTCGACCCTCGACACGCTGGTGCGCTCGGGCAAGCTGCGCTATGTCGGCGTTTCCAACTTTTCCGGCTGGCAGCTGATGAAATCCCTCGCCGCCGCCGACCGTCACGGCTTTCCGCGCTACGTCGCCAACCAGGTCTATTATTCGCTGGTCGGCCGTGACTACGAATGGGAGCTGATGCCGCTCGGCCTCGACCAGGGCGTCGGCGCGCTGGTCTGGAGCCCGCTCGGCTGGGGGCGCCTCACCGGCAAGATTCGCCGCGGCGAACCCTGGCCCGAGGGGAGCCGCCTGCACGACACTGCCGCATTCGGGCCGCCGGTCGACGAGCAGAAGCTTTACGATATCGTCGAGGTTCTCGAAACCATCGCGCAGGGAACCGGCAAGACCGTGCCGCAAATCGCGATCAACTGGCTTCTCCAGCGGCCGACCGTTTCGAGCGTCATCATCGGCGCGCGCAATGAAGAGCAGTTACGACAGAATCTCGGCGCCGTCGGCTGGTCCCTCACCGCCGAGGAAGTCGCCCGGCTCGACGCTGCGAGTGTGACGACTGCTCCCTACCCCTACTTCCCCTATTACCGGCAGGAAGGCTTCGCGCGGATCAACCCGCCGGTCGTCTGA
- a CDS encoding DUF1579 domain-containing protein: MKAEPQEEHRWLEQLLGEWTVTSGDSTGSGEESQPWIESVRSMQGLWVVCEGEGIMPGGSPGQTLMTLGYNPETKRYLGTWIGSMMTHMWVYDGVIEDDGKTLALNCEGPDFENPGKTARYQDRITLIDANRRLLTARVQTERGDWKEMMRAEYHRR, encoded by the coding sequence ATGAAAGCAGAGCCGCAGGAAGAGCACCGATGGCTGGAGCAGCTGCTCGGCGAGTGGACGGTCACCTCCGGGGATTCGACGGGAAGCGGCGAGGAAAGCCAGCCATGGATCGAAAGTGTTCGCTCCATGCAAGGCCTCTGGGTCGTGTGCGAGGGAGAAGGCATCATGCCCGGAGGCAGCCCCGGCCAGACTTTGATGACGCTCGGCTACAATCCCGAGACGAAGCGCTATCTCGGTACGTGGATCGGCTCCATGATGACGCATATGTGGGTCTATGACGGCGTTATCGAGGACGACGGAAAGACGCTTGCCCTCAATTGTGAAGGGCCCGACTTCGAAAATCCCGGCAAGACGGCCCGGTATCAGGATAGAATAACGCTTATCGACGCGAATCGCAGGCTCCTGACTGCCCGCGTCCAGACCGAACGCGGCGACTGGAAAGAAATGATGAGGGCGGAATACCACCGCCGCTAG
- a CDS encoding transglutaminase family protein, with amino-acid sequence MLYDVSLKITYGYEAPVSGGRHLVRVLPASIPGRQRLVAGSVTCQPAPFERREGRDFFANHMTSILFRSVHDNLVIRMQARVQAEVPALTADLSPPLANLASELAACWSVGAESPHHFLGPSPLLPAVPEIAAYAHAIAGETMTVEEIGAAVCDRIHRDFAYDAEATTVSTTPAEAFELKRGVCQDFAHVMIVALRSLGIPAGYVSGFLRTLPPPGQERLEGADAMHAWVRFWCGATGGWRELDPTNNIPAGTDHIVVGHGRDYGDVAPVIGVLKGYGRHTTEQAVDVVPVG; translated from the coding sequence GTGCTCTACGACGTCAGCCTGAAGATCACCTACGGCTACGAGGCTCCCGTAAGCGGCGGAAGGCATCTCGTGCGTGTCCTGCCGGCATCCATTCCCGGGCGACAACGTCTTGTGGCCGGATCGGTGACGTGCCAGCCGGCGCCCTTCGAGCGCCGGGAAGGCAGGGATTTCTTCGCCAATCACATGACATCCATCCTGTTCCGCTCGGTGCACGACAATCTCGTCATCCGAATGCAGGCGCGTGTTCAGGCCGAGGTGCCGGCGCTCACGGCCGACCTGTCGCCTCCGCTCGCCAATCTTGCGTCTGAGCTTGCCGCCTGCTGGTCGGTCGGCGCCGAATCCCCGCATCATTTCCTCGGTCCGAGCCCGCTTCTCCCGGCCGTACCGGAGATCGCGGCCTATGCGCACGCGATCGCCGGCGAGACCATGACGGTCGAAGAGATCGGAGCCGCCGTCTGCGATCGCATCCATCGCGACTTCGCCTACGATGCCGAAGCGACCACCGTGAGCACCACCCCCGCCGAGGCCTTCGAGCTCAAGCGCGGCGTTTGCCAGGACTTCGCCCACGTGATGATCGTGGCGTTGCGCAGCCTCGGCATTCCGGCCGGCTACGTCAGCGGGTTCTTGAGGACCCTGCCGCCGCCGGGCCAGGAACGGCTGGAAGGTGCCGACGCCATGCATGCCTGGGTCCGCTTCTGGTGCGGCGCCACGGGCGGCTGGAGGGAGCTCGATCCGACGAACAATATTCCGGCCGGCACCGACCACATCGTCGTCGGCCATGGCCGTGACTACGGCGACGTGGCGCCCGTGATCGGCGTGCTGAAAGGCTACGGCCGTCACACGACGGAACAGGCCGTCGACGTCGTTCCAGTCGGCTGA
- a CDS encoding MarR family winged helix-turn-helix transcriptional regulator, with product MSKPPPIPFSTTLFVRDTCLCLHVQRAARALARRFDEALRPLDITNGQFSLMMSLNRPDSPSMNAVASVLAMDRTTLTAALKPLERRGLVESFADPGDRRLKRLRLTAEGGRLIAEALPIWKATHEALDDRLGEGGADRLRAGLVPLTF from the coding sequence ATGTCAAAGCCGCCACCAATACCCTTTTCCACCACTCTCTTCGTCAGGGACACCTGCCTTTGCCTGCACGTCCAGCGCGCCGCCCGGGCGCTAGCCCGTCGTTTCGACGAGGCGCTGAGGCCGCTTGACATTACCAACGGTCAGTTTTCGCTGATGATGTCGCTCAACCGGCCGGATTCACCGAGCATGAATGCGGTGGCCTCCGTGCTCGCCATGGACCGCACAACGTTGACGGCGGCATTGAAGCCGCTTGAACGACGGGGCCTTGTAGAGTCCTTCGCCGATCCCGGCGACAGGCGTCTGAAGCGCCTGCGGTTGACGGCAGAGGGCGGCCGGCTGATCGCCGAAGCCCTGCCGATCTGGAAGGCGACCCACGAAGCGCTTGACGACCGTCTTGGCGAAGGCGGCGCGGATCGCTTGCGTGCGGGTCTCGTGCCCCTAACCTTTTGA
- a CDS encoding vWA domain-containing protein, protein MTMLRDRGGNFGMMTALVAPLLLAVGGVSVDVANMLMTKSQLQDATDAAALAAASALVSDAKPDIEEAKALARKFLKSQAATASGTDLPGEEKGGTATRRAPDGEAAAAAAPQWDDTNTTEIVITETPNGAKGKTFQVAVANKHLLQFNAMTRLLGQDSIELETRSVAESATESKNALSMYLVLDRSGSMAWKTNTVNTAKASCPNYTEANWSKFPKLGATSPCYVTKVDALKAAVGDLLAQLVTADPQATYVRTGAVSYNSAQDAASNLSWGTKGAADYVDALVATGGTASGGAFKTAYQKVIAGTEDSAHSAKNGQVPTKYIVFMTDGENNYANDDSVTKQWCDTAKANKVQIYSVAFMAPDRGQKLLKYCASSSSHYFEADEASDLVAAFKAIGERAAALASRLTK, encoded by the coding sequence ATGACGATGCTGCGGGATCGGGGCGGAAATTTCGGGATGATGACGGCGCTGGTCGCGCCGCTGCTCCTGGCCGTCGGCGGGGTTTCCGTCGACGTCGCCAACATGCTGATGACCAAGAGCCAGCTTCAGGACGCAACCGACGCGGCAGCGCTCGCGGCGGCTTCCGCGCTCGTATCCGATGCGAAGCCGGATATCGAAGAGGCGAAGGCGCTCGCGCGCAAATTTCTGAAGAGCCAGGCTGCGACGGCATCCGGGACGGATCTGCCAGGCGAGGAAAAGGGTGGAACGGCCACGCGCCGGGCGCCGGACGGCGAGGCAGCGGCGGCCGCCGCGCCCCAATGGGACGACACCAACACGACCGAAATCGTCATCACCGAAACGCCGAACGGTGCGAAGGGAAAGACGTTCCAGGTTGCCGTCGCCAACAAACACCTGCTCCAGTTCAATGCCATGACGCGTCTGCTCGGTCAGGATTCTATCGAACTCGAAACCCGGTCGGTCGCCGAAAGTGCGACGGAGAGCAAGAACGCCCTGTCCATGTATCTGGTGCTCGACCGGTCCGGTTCGATGGCGTGGAAAACCAACACGGTCAACACGGCTAAAGCGAGCTGCCCCAACTACACGGAAGCGAACTGGAGCAAATTTCCGAAGCTCGGTGCGACCAGCCCCTGCTATGTCACCAAGGTCGACGCCTTGAAGGCGGCCGTCGGCGATCTCCTGGCACAGCTGGTGACGGCGGACCCGCAAGCGACCTATGTTCGCACCGGCGCAGTTTCGTACAACTCCGCTCAGGACGCCGCGAGCAATCTCTCCTGGGGAACGAAAGGGGCGGCGGACTATGTCGACGCCCTGGTGGCCACGGGCGGGACGGCCTCCGGCGGCGCCTTCAAGACGGCCTATCAGAAAGTGATCGCCGGGACGGAAGACAGCGCGCACAGCGCCAAGAACGGCCAGGTGCCTACGAAATACATCGTCTTCATGACCGACGGCGAAAACAACTACGCCAATGACGATTCCGTCACCAAACAATGGTGCGACACCGCCAAGGCGAACAAGGTCCAGATCTATAGCGTTGCCTTCATGGCGCCGGATCGCGGCCAGAAGCTGCTGAAATATTGCGCCTCATCCTCCTCCCATTATTTCGAAGCGGACGAAGCGTCCGATCTTGTCGCCGCCTTCAAGGCGATTGGCGAGCGCGCAGCCGCATTGGCTTCCCGCCTGACGAAATGA
- a CDS encoding LysR family transcriptional regulator has protein sequence MSRPLANRSGEMEIFAKAVELGGFSAAARHYRMTPSAVSKLVLRLEERLGVRLVNRSTRKLQLTPEGHAFYERTLRILADIDEAERSASAGESPTGLVRLNVNASFGTHVLMPLVPEFRVSFPSVNLDIVMTDAVVDLMEARVDVAIRAGPLKSSTLIARELGATRMMIVAAPSYIERFGMPSSLEDLKGHERLGFCYVRAVDGWPLKTEGQTIVLPASGAVQVSDGEGLRHLARAGAGLARLAEFTVREDVRAGRLVPVLEDLNPGDLEEIHAVYLGQGGALPARVRAVLDFLARHARVTPQQDGGERLISPAGERTPA, from the coding sequence ATGTCGCGACCCTTGGCCAATCGCTCGGGTGAAATGGAGATCTTTGCGAAGGCGGTGGAGCTGGGCGGCTTTTCGGCGGCTGCCCGCCATTACCGCATGACGCCTTCTGCCGTCAGCAAGCTCGTGCTGCGTCTCGAAGAGCGGCTCGGCGTGCGATTGGTGAACCGCTCGACGCGCAAGCTGCAGCTGACGCCGGAGGGACATGCGTTCTACGAGCGTACGCTGCGCATCCTCGCCGATATCGACGAGGCGGAGCGCTCGGCATCTGCCGGCGAGAGCCCGACCGGCCTGGTCCGGCTGAACGTCAACGCCTCGTTCGGCACTCACGTCCTGATGCCGCTTGTGCCTGAATTCCGGGTGAGCTTTCCCTCCGTCAACCTCGACATCGTGATGACCGATGCCGTCGTGGACCTGATGGAAGCGCGCGTCGATGTGGCCATCCGCGCCGGGCCGTTGAAGAGCTCTACGCTGATTGCGCGCGAGCTCGGTGCGACGCGAATGATGATCGTGGCGGCACCGTCCTACATCGAACGATTCGGAATGCCGTCGTCACTGGAAGATCTCAAGGGCCATGAGCGGCTCGGCTTCTGCTACGTGCGCGCCGTCGACGGCTGGCCGCTGAAGACGGAAGGGCAAACGATCGTGCTGCCCGCCTCGGGTGCGGTGCAGGTGAGCGACGGCGAGGGGTTGCGTCACTTGGCGCGTGCCGGCGCCGGGCTGGCGCGGCTTGCCGAGTTCACCGTAAGAGAAGACGTTCGCGCCGGGAGGCTCGTGCCCGTTCTGGAAGACCTCAATCCGGGTGATCTCGAGGAGATTCACGCCGTCTATCTCGGTCAGGGCGGCGCGCTTCCCGCGCGTGTGCGCGCCGTCCTGGATTTTCTCGCCCGCCATGCCCGCGTCACGCCGCAGCAGGACGGGGGCGAGCGCCTGATTTCGCCTGCCGGCGAGCGGACACCGGCATGA
- a CDS encoding RNA polymerase sigma factor produces the protein MLGIMHSRIERRLEPHYARLFAYAVALSRDRDGAQDVFQECIARALDARSVPDTEPAFRAWLFAILRNIWIDQSRSRRRRSDLEQEFVADLVPAPVAPEPVLVDAFSVRQAFTRLSTEHREILALVDISGFSYEEVAMMIAVPKGTVMSRVSRARRALASHLGDANVVELARHREGRK, from the coding sequence ATGTTGGGCATCATGCACTCGCGCATTGAACGGAGACTGGAGCCCCACTATGCGCGGCTTTTCGCTTATGCCGTCGCATTGTCGCGCGATCGGGACGGTGCGCAGGACGTCTTTCAGGAGTGCATCGCTCGCGCCCTGGACGCGCGAAGCGTTCCTGACACGGAGCCTGCCTTCCGCGCATGGCTGTTTGCCATTCTTCGCAACATCTGGATCGACCAATCGCGCTCGCGCCGCCGCCGGTCCGACCTGGAACAGGAGTTCGTCGCCGACCTGGTGCCCGCGCCGGTTGCTCCGGAACCCGTGCTGGTCGATGCATTCTCGGTTCGCCAGGCGTTTACCCGCCTCAGCACCGAACACCGGGAGATACTCGCGCTGGTCGACATATCCGGTTTCAGCTACGAGGAGGTGGCGATGATGATCGCCGTGCCCAAGGGTACCGTCATGAGTCGGGTCAGCCGTGCGAGGCGGGCTCTGGCGTCGCACCTCGGCGATGCCAATGTCGTAGAACTCGCTCGGCATCGAGAAGGCCGAAAATGA
- a CDS encoding circularly permuted type 2 ATP-grasp protein, with product MAKKQAEQMGRFDDAPALGYRALPGVADEMLDARGGVRPVWQRLLATLGRMDEAELANRFARADRYLRDAGVFYRAYGKESSERSWPLSHIPVLIDEAEWATVSEGLVQRAELLERVLADIYGGNRLVREGLLPPALVASNPEFLRPMVGVDPADGHYLHFCSFEIGRGPDGNWWVLSDRTEAPSGAGFALENRVATTRAFSDLYAESHVHRLAGFFGTFRDTLQARKRHADDRIAVLSPGIANETYFEHAYIARYLGFMLLEGEDLTVVGGRIMVRTVAGLKPVGVLWRRLDASFADPLELNQSSHIGTPGIVEALRAGSVSIVNALGSGILETRAFMAFMPAICRHLLGEEQKLPSIATWWCGQETERRHVAGNIERMVIGPAYSTRPFFDDDGQSILGTSLRESAGTSIGEWFAADGGKLVGQEVVTLSTTPAWVRGRLTPRPMSLRVFAARTRDGWQIMPGGFARIGSGDDVAAIAMQAGGTAADVWIVSDRPVDRTTLLPAEESFTRNLPGSLPSRAADNLFWLGRYIERAEGALRVLRAWHGRFAEAADPNTPLLKDVSDYLAAVGVSTRQPVPDSLLSSIDSALFSAGNIRDRFSPDGWLALKDLSKTAQQFHATVQAGDDATHAMTILLRKLAGFAGLVHENMYRFTGWRFLSIGRYLERGLHMTGLLGHMSGPQAPDGAYDMLLEIGDSVMTHRRRYNVSTAAATVTDLLALDPLNPRSVLYQLNEIKKEVELLPNAFVNGQMSPFYRETMRLHSGLAVMTPEAMDVSVYRRLGQDLERLSDLLAQTYLA from the coding sequence ATGGCGAAGAAGCAGGCAGAACAGATGGGTCGATTCGACGACGCTCCGGCCCTGGGCTATCGCGCCCTGCCGGGCGTCGCCGACGAAATGCTCGACGCGCGCGGAGGCGTCCGGCCCGTATGGCAGCGACTGCTCGCGACGCTCGGCCGCATGGACGAGGCGGAGCTGGCCAACCGCTTCGCCCGGGCGGACCGGTATCTGCGCGACGCGGGAGTCTTCTACCGCGCTTACGGCAAGGAGAGCTCCGAGCGGAGCTGGCCGCTCTCGCACATCCCCGTGCTGATCGACGAGGCGGAATGGGCCACCGTTTCCGAGGGTCTCGTCCAGCGGGCCGAACTGCTCGAGCGGGTGCTGGCCGACATCTATGGTGGGAACCGGCTGGTCAGGGAGGGCTTGCTGCCTCCCGCCCTCGTCGCCTCCAATCCGGAATTCCTGCGCCCGATGGTCGGCGTCGACCCTGCCGACGGACATTATCTGCACTTCTGTTCCTTCGAGATCGGGCGCGGCCCCGACGGCAATTGGTGGGTGCTCTCCGACCGGACCGAAGCCCCCTCCGGCGCCGGTTTCGCGCTCGAGAACCGGGTGGCAACGACGCGCGCCTTCTCCGACCTCTATGCCGAAAGCCATGTCCATCGCCTGGCGGGATTCTTCGGCACTTTCCGCGACACGCTGCAGGCGCGCAAGCGGCATGCAGACGATCGCATAGCCGTGCTCTCACCGGGCATCGCCAACGAAACCTATTTCGAGCATGCCTACATCGCCCGCTATCTCGGTTTCATGCTGCTCGAGGGCGAAGACCTGACGGTCGTCGGGGGACGGATCATGGTGCGTACGGTGGCCGGCCTGAAACCGGTCGGCGTGCTCTGGCGCCGCCTCGACGCATCCTTCGCCGATCCGCTGGAACTCAATCAGTCCTCGCATATCGGCACACCGGGGATCGTCGAGGCGTTGAGGGCCGGCTCCGTCTCGATCGTCAATGCACTCGGCTCCGGAATCCTGGAAACGCGCGCCTTCATGGCCTTCATGCCGGCGATCTGCCGTCACCTGCTCGGCGAGGAGCAGAAGCTGCCGTCGATCGCCACCTGGTGGTGCGGGCAGGAAACCGAACGCCGGCATGTCGCCGGCAATATCGAGCGCATGGTCATCGGCCCGGCCTATTCAACGCGTCCCTTCTTCGACGACGACGGCCAGTCGATCCTCGGCACCTCCCTCCGCGAGAGCGCCGGAACCTCCATCGGCGAATGGTTCGCCGCGGACGGCGGCAAGCTGGTCGGCCAGGAGGTCGTCACGCTGTCGACGACGCCGGCATGGGTGCGCGGCCGGCTCACACCCCGACCGATGAGCCTCCGGGTCTTCGCCGCGCGCACGCGCGACGGCTGGCAGATCATGCCGGGCGGCTTCGCTCGCATCGGCTCCGGCGACGACGTGGCGGCGATCGCCATGCAGGCCGGCGGCACTGCCGCCGACGTCTGGATCGTGAGCGACAGGCCGGTCGACCGCACGACCTTGCTTCCGGCGGAGGAAAGCTTCACCCGCAACCTGCCCGGTAGCCTGCCCAGCCGGGCTGCCGACAACCTCTTCTGGCTCGGTCGCTATATCGAACGGGCGGAAGGCGCCCTTCGGGTGCTGCGCGCCTGGCATGGGCGCTTTGCCGAAGCCGCCGACCCGAACACCCCCCTCTTGAAAGATGTGAGCGACTATCTCGCCGCCGTAGGTGTCAGCACGCGCCAGCCGGTGCCCGACAGCCTGCTTTCCAGTATCGACAGCGCCCTTTTCAGCGCCGGGAACATCCGCGACCGCTTTTCGCCCGACGGCTGGCTCGCGCTCAAGGACCTGTCGAAAACGGCGCAGCAGTTCCACGCGACCGTACAGGCGGGCGACGACGCCACCCATGCGATGACGATCCTGCTGCGAAAGCTCGCCGGCTTTGCGGGTCTGGTGCACGAAAACATGTACCGCTTCACCGGTTGGCGGTTCCTGTCGATCGGGCGCTATCTCGAGCGCGGGTTGCATATGACCGGGCTGCTCGGCCACATGTCCGGACCGCAGGCACCCGATGGGGCCTACGACATGCTCTTGGAAATCGGCGACAGCGTCATGACCCATCGCCGCCGCTATAACGTCAGCACGGCGGCAGCAACGGTCACCGATCTCCTGGCGCTCGATCCGCTCAATCCGCGCTCGGTCCTTTATCAGCTCAACGAAATCAAGAAGGAGGTCGAGCTCCTGCCGAACGCCTTCGTCAACGGGCAGATGTCGCCCTTCTACCGCGAGACTATGCGGCTCCACTCGGGGCTTGCGGTCATGACGCCGGAAGCGATGGACGTGAGCGTCTACAGGCGGCTGGGGCAGGACCTCGAAAGACTGTCCGACCTGCTGGCGCAGACTTATCTCGCCTGA
- a CDS encoding anti-sigma factor family protein, translated as MIENEIDPDILSAYIDGELEPGEASRVARLIASDEAVARRAAKLSEMKAAVAGMAPAIVVVTVPRPRPANRWMLSFAAGACASLLVFAVAWFGLARAPVWVPAGLPGDAAVRDAALEHAAWLGGSFTPPMLPASAPADVFAPEMIAAGLTPAFARETSVNGEAALHTGYVGSSGCRLSLFRIGRPEAEHGFEMSIDDGLLHASWSGDAASFLLVARGMDEARFALLASALKLASEGDGGGKQKIIAGLGAMREPCIG; from the coding sequence ATGATAGAAAACGAAATAGATCCCGATATTTTGAGTGCCTATATCGACGGCGAGCTCGAGCCGGGGGAGGCTTCGCGGGTCGCACGGCTGATCGCCTCCGACGAGGCGGTTGCGCGGCGCGCGGCCAAGCTGTCCGAGATGAAGGCGGCAGTTGCGGGAATGGCTCCGGCCATCGTGGTGGTGACGGTGCCGCGCCCGCGGCCGGCCAACAGATGGATGCTGTCGTTTGCCGCGGGTGCGTGTGCCAGCCTGCTGGTCTTCGCGGTGGCATGGTTCGGCCTGGCAAGGGCACCGGTGTGGGTGCCGGCGGGGCTGCCGGGGGACGCGGCGGTTCGCGATGCCGCGCTGGAGCATGCGGCCTGGCTCGGAGGTTCTTTCACGCCGCCCATGCTTCCGGCCTCCGCACCCGCTGATGTGTTCGCACCGGAAATGATCGCGGCCGGATTGACGCCCGCCTTTGCGCGCGAAACCTCCGTGAATGGCGAAGCCGCATTGCATACAGGCTATGTCGGCAGCTCTGGCTGTCGGCTGAGCCTGTTCCGGATCGGTCGCCCGGAGGCTGAGCACGGTTTCGAAATGTCGATCGATGACGGCCTGCTTCATGCCTCCTGGTCGGGCGACGCCGCAAGCTTTCTGCTTGTCGCCCGAGGGATGGACGAAGCCCGCTTCGCCCTTCTCGCCAGCGCTCTGAAACTGGCGAGCGAAGGGGATGGCGGGGGAAAGCAGAAAATAATCGCAGGACTCGGCGCAATGCGTGAGCCGTGCATCGGCTGA